One segment of Deltaproteobacteria bacterium DNA contains the following:
- a CDS encoding alpha/beta fold hydrolase, which produces MLIDTNGIKLHCELTGKPDGPVVVLGHSLASSMVMWEPQLAVLEPFFSVVRYDMRGHGGSDVTKGAYSLEMLAKDVVGLLDALDVEKAHFVGLSIGGMIGQALGLNHADRLLSLTLCDTAPVLPEEAKPLFRERMDLAREQGMGVLMEGTLTRWFTGPYLEKAPPVVNRIREQIQATPVDGFIGCGHAILDLNYVDRLATIDLDTLIIVGEDDPGTPVAAAEAIHAEIRGAELVVLPSAAHLCNIEQADRFNRALMDFLDRLNRD; this is translated from the coding sequence ATGTTAATCGATACAAACGGCATAAAGCTTCATTGCGAACTGACGGGCAAACCGGATGGGCCGGTGGTGGTGTTGGGCCATTCGCTCGCTTCCAGCATGGTGATGTGGGAACCGCAGCTTGCGGTGCTGGAGCCCTTTTTTAGCGTCGTGCGCTACGACATGCGCGGACACGGCGGAAGTGACGTTACAAAAGGGGCCTATTCACTGGAGATGCTTGCCAAGGATGTGGTCGGGCTGTTGGATGCGTTGGACGTGGAAAAGGCCCATTTTGTGGGGCTCTCCATCGGCGGCATGATCGGACAGGCGCTGGGCCTGAATCATGCCGATCGGTTGCTGAGTTTGACCCTGTGCGATACCGCGCCGGTATTGCCGGAAGAAGCCAAGCCGCTGTTTCGCGAGCGTATGGATCTGGCCCGCGAGCAGGGAATGGGCGTGCTGATGGAAGGGACCCTGACGCGCTGGTTTACGGGTCCCTATCTCGAAAAAGCACCCCCGGTGGTGAACCGGATTCGTGAACAGATACAGGCGACACCGGTGGACGGTTTTATCGGCTGCGGTCATGCGATTTTGGATTTGAACTATGTCGATCGCCTTGCAACCATCGATCTTGACACGCTCATCATTGTCGGCGAGGATGATCCCGGTACACCGGTGGCGGCGGCGGAAGCCATCCATGCTGAAATTCGTGGCGCCGAACTGGTGGTTCTGCCTTCCGCGGCCCACCTGTGCAATATCGAACAGGCGGACAGGTTCAACCGGGCCCTGATGGACTTTTTAGACCGCCTGAACCGAGATTAG
- a CDS encoding methyltransferase domain-containing protein: protein MTDKPIAAGKSSFGLIDAEKLLEALEIVPGITFLDVACGGGDYALFFAKPIGPDGRLYAFDLWEEGIARLNREMRNRRIATIQARVADVSRHMPVDADSVDVGLMATVLHDLVADNTDDGTLKEVARVLKPGGRLAVVEFKKIDGPPGPPIGIRLSPRQTEARLRPYGFTLTATHDIGAYHYVTLFRLNN, encoded by the coding sequence ATGACAGATAAACCCATCGCCGCCGGTAAAAGCAGTTTTGGCCTGATTGACGCTGAAAAATTGCTCGAGGCGCTTGAGATCGTGCCGGGCATCACTTTTCTGGATGTGGCTTGCGGAGGCGGGGACTACGCGTTATTTTTCGCGAAGCCCATCGGCCCGGACGGCCGTCTGTATGCCTTCGATCTTTGGGAAGAAGGGATAGCGCGTCTCAACAGGGAGATGCGCAACAGGCGGATTGCCACCATCCAGGCCCGGGTAGCCGATGTCAGCCGGCACATGCCGGTCGATGCCGATTCCGTGGACGTGGGCCTCATGGCGACCGTGCTGCATGACCTCGTTGCAGACAACACGGACGACGGTACGCTGAAGGAGGTTGCGCGGGTATTGAAGCCCGGAGGACGGCTGGCCGTCGTCGAATTCAAGAAAATCGATGGGCCGCCGGGGCCGCCCATCGGCATCAGGCTCTCGCCCCGGCAAACGGAGGCCCGCCTGCGGCCCTATGGCTTTACGCTGACGGCTACCCACGATATCGGGGCCTACCATTACGTGACCCTGTTCCGGTTGAACAATTGA
- a CDS encoding ECF transporter S component — translation MKERTWTYATTAIVAGLIALAAIATMVIRIPIPATTGYFNIGDVFVVLAGLWLGPLAGALVGGIGPTIADAIGFPVFIPATLVTKGLEGFLVGLIASGARGKTLTLRTIAAFAGGFTVVVGYFAFEAYIYPAIGKSMPAFAVTDIGAAIVEIFPNAVQGVIGAVGGLALWKALSGYKPGKR, via the coding sequence ATGAAGGAAAGAACGTGGACCTATGCGACAACCGCAATCGTGGCGGGACTGATAGCGTTAGCGGCCATTGCAACCATGGTTATCCGCATTCCCATTCCGGCGACAACCGGGTATTTCAACATCGGTGACGTGTTTGTCGTCCTGGCCGGTTTGTGGCTGGGGCCGCTGGCCGGTGCGCTGGTCGGTGGGATCGGCCCCACCATCGCCGACGCCATTGGATTCCCCGTATTTATTCCGGCAACCCTGGTGACCAAAGGGTTGGAGGGTTTTCTGGTGGGACTTATCGCGTCCGGGGCCAGGGGCAAAACGCTCACCCTGCGAACGATTGCCGCTTTTGCGGGTGGTTTTACGGTGGTGGTGGGCTATTTTGCGTTCGAAGCCTACATCTATCCCGCCATAGGGAAATCCATGCCGGCATTTGCCGTAACCGATATCGGGGCCGCCATTGTCGAGATCTTTCCCAACGCGGTGCAGGGGGTTATCGGTGCCGTCGGCGGACTGGCTTTGTGGAAGGCGCTCTCAGGCTATAAGCCGGGAAAGAGGTGA
- a CDS encoding GNAT family acetyltransferase: MVVRPYQNEDQSAVVDLWRHCGLVVPHNDPLRDIERKSRVNPEWFLVGVLDGKVVASCMAGYEGHRGWINYLAVSPAHRRKGIATRLMRHVESMLAAAGCPKINLQVRESNRDVIVFYKRLGYANDRVISLGKRLKV, encoded by the coding sequence ATTGTTGTCCGTCCATACCAGAACGAAGATCAGTCTGCGGTGGTCGATTTGTGGAGGCATTGCGGCCTGGTGGTGCCGCACAACGACCCCTTGAGGGACATCGAGAGAAAGAGCCGGGTGAACCCGGAGTGGTTTCTGGTTGGGGTGCTGGACGGGAAAGTGGTGGCGAGCTGTATGGCGGGCTATGAGGGACACCGGGGATGGATCAACTACCTGGCCGTGTCCCCGGCGCATCGGCGCAAAGGCATTGCCACCCGGCTGATGCGACATGTGGAATCGATGTTGGCCGCCGCTGGCTGCCCGAAAATCAATCTTCAGGTCCGTGAGTCCAACCGGGATGTCATCGTTTTTTATAAGCGTCTGGGATATGCAAACGATCGAGTGATTAGTTTGGGAAAAAGGCTGAAGGTCTGA
- a CDS encoding methylenetetrahydrofolate reductase: MGGSHIENRFTITVEVVPPEGPDAGTVLEALSGLSGLPFDGFSVATNPVAKPRMSAMALCALIQQRVSRPAILHCTTRDHNRLSLQGMLWGARALGIESVLAATGDFVALEDRRNTSTVRDVDVYGLVEMARAAGMKTGVVFDVHPEENGLQRAVRHLERKVAAGAQFAVTQPVYDQDGADAIATSVKHIDLPLIMGILPLRTPRHAQFLHERVAGIAVPEELRDRMQKAKDPVAEGAANARQMVALARERFSGVCIMPPFDHYEVLSDILAA; the protein is encoded by the coding sequence ATGGGTGGTTCCCACATAGAAAATCGATTCACCATTACGGTGGAAGTCGTTCCACCGGAAGGGCCCGATGCCGGGACGGTTCTCGAGGCCCTGTCCGGCCTTTCCGGGTTGCCCTTCGACGGGTTCAGCGTAGCCACCAACCCGGTGGCAAAACCGCGTATGAGCGCCATGGCATTGTGCGCCCTGATCCAACAGCGCGTTTCGCGACCGGCCATTTTGCACTGCACCACAAGAGACCACAACCGTCTGAGCCTGCAGGGGATGCTCTGGGGCGCCAGGGCTCTGGGGATCGAATCCGTGCTTGCCGCCACGGGAGATTTCGTGGCGCTGGAAGACCGCAGGAACACAAGCACCGTTCGCGATGTGGACGTTTACGGTCTGGTCGAAATGGCCCGGGCCGCGGGGATGAAGACCGGTGTGGTCTTCGACGTCCATCCGGAGGAAAATGGGCTGCAAAGGGCGGTGAGGCATCTGGAGCGCAAGGTTGCGGCCGGTGCTCAGTTTGCCGTGACGCAACCGGTTTACGATCAGGACGGCGCCGATGCTATCGCCACAAGCGTGAAGCACATCGACCTTCCCCTCATCATGGGCATACTGCCTTTGCGCACACCACGCCACGCCCAATTCCTGCACGAGCGTGTTGCCGGTATTGCCGTACCGGAGGAACTGCGCGACCGGATGCAAAAAGCAAAGGATCCGGTTGCCGAGGGCGCGGCCAATGCCAGGCAGATGGTTGCCCTGGCCCGGGAGCGGTTTTCGGGCGTCTGTATCATGCCGCCCTTTGACCATTACGAGGTGCTGTCGGATATCCTGGCAGCGTGA
- a CDS encoding crotonase/enoyl-CoA hydratase family protein, giving the protein MKTMTYEVDGAIARITLNRPERGNGITLDMPVELKRCVEMADLDPSVHVIALSGKGKGFCGGYDLVASAEDMGKAQFGDGNALHGSAVDPEIVSRNHDPSETWDPMTDYQMMSRNVRGFMSLFNADKPVVCKVQGFCVAGGTDMALCSDLLVIAENAKIGYPPARVWGSPTTSIWAYRIGIEKAKRLLFTGDCLNGKEAVEWGLAIECAPPERLDERFEVLLGRIARMPINQLMMMKLLVNQTVHAAGLQTTQILGTVFDGITRHTREGYAFQQRAAEVGFKQAVRERDDPFGDCGPSTFKG; this is encoded by the coding sequence ATGAAAACGATGACCTATGAAGTTGACGGTGCCATCGCCCGGATTACACTGAACCGGCCGGAAAGAGGCAACGGCATCACCCTGGATATGCCGGTGGAGCTGAAACGGTGTGTGGAGATGGCCGACCTGGATCCCTCTGTGCACGTGATCGCTCTGTCAGGGAAGGGCAAGGGTTTCTGCGGCGGCTACGACCTGGTTGCCAGCGCCGAAGACATGGGAAAGGCGCAGTTCGGCGATGGGAACGCCCTCCATGGATCGGCCGTGGACCCAGAAATCGTGTCCCGGAATCATGACCCGTCGGAAACCTGGGACCCCATGACGGACTACCAGATGATGAGCCGCAACGTACGCGGTTTCATGAGCCTGTTCAACGCCGACAAACCGGTGGTGTGCAAGGTCCAGGGGTTTTGTGTCGCCGGCGGAACCGACATGGCCCTGTGCAGCGATCTTCTGGTGATTGCCGAAAATGCCAAGATCGGCTACCCCCCGGCACGGGTGTGGGGCTCGCCCACCACGTCCATCTGGGCGTATCGCATCGGCATCGAAAAGGCCAAGCGCCTGCTGTTTACCGGCGACTGCCTGAACGGTAAAGAAGCCGTCGAATGGGGCCTGGCCATCGAATGTGCCCCCCCGGAAAGACTGGACGAGCGTTTCGAAGTCCTGCTCGGACGCATCGCCCGCATGCCCATCAACCAGCTTATGATGATGAAGCTGTTGGTCAACCAGACCGTGCATGCCGCCGGACTGCAGACCACCCAGATACTGGGAACCGTGTTTGACGGCATTACCCGTCACACCAGGGAGGGCTACGCCTTTCAGCAGCGCGCCGCCGAGGTCGGCTTCAAACAGGCTGTGCGTGAACGCGACGACCCTTTCGGCGATTGCGGCCCGAGCACGTTCAAAGGCTGA
- a CDS encoding crotonase/enoyl-CoA hydratase family protein produces MTKNEPLLAEVKNHVAWIRMNRPEKRNAMSFEMLKKMMEAFHRFDDDPDVRVIVIKGEGKSFCAGMELADLAGLIEKKSADYREVLRKTILYGQTSINIVETCTKPVIAAIHSHCVGGGVDLACACDIRLASKDALFSVRETKLALVADLGTLQRLPKIVGDPWARELSLTGRNFSGKEAFDIGFVTHLCEDRDALYAKADAIATEIADNSPLSVQGVKDTMRFSSDHGVSAGLQYVAQKNASILICEDGMEALMAAMEKRKPVFKGR; encoded by the coding sequence ATGACAAAAAATGAGCCGTTGCTTGCCGAAGTCAAAAACCACGTTGCCTGGATACGCATGAATCGTCCCGAAAAGCGCAATGCAATGAGCTTTGAAATGCTGAAGAAAATGATGGAGGCCTTTCATCGATTTGACGATGATCCCGATGTCAGGGTCATTGTCATCAAGGGAGAGGGTAAAAGCTTCTGCGCCGGCATGGAGCTGGCCGACCTGGCCGGCCTGATCGAGAAAAAAAGTGCCGATTACCGGGAGGTGCTCAGAAAAACGATCCTATACGGTCAAACCAGCATCAATATCGTCGAAACCTGCACCAAGCCGGTGATTGCCGCCATCCACAGTCACTGCGTCGGCGGAGGTGTCGACCTGGCATGCGCCTGTGACATTCGACTGGCCTCGAAGGACGCCCTGTTTTCCGTCCGTGAAACCAAACTGGCCCTGGTGGCCGATCTGGGAACCCTCCAGCGGCTCCCGAAAATTGTGGGAGACCCCTGGGCGCGTGAATTGTCTCTTACCGGCAGAAACTTCTCCGGGAAGGAGGCCTTCGACATCGGCTTTGTCACCCACCTTTGTGAAGACCGCGACGCCCTTTATGCAAAAGCGGACGCCATCGCCACTGAAATCGCCGACAACTCCCCCCTCTCCGTTCAGGGTGTCAAGGACACCATGCGGTTCTCCAGCGACCATGGCGTGTCGGCAGGCCTGCAGTACGTGGCCCAGAAAAATGCCTCTATCCTGATCTGTGAAGACGGCATGGAAGCCCTCATGGCCGCCATGGAAAAACGAAAACCAGTCTTTAAGGGACGATAA
- a CDS encoding YkgJ family cysteine cluster protein, protein MENKFLEAASIYAAFDADTAACRREAACSKGCAFCCTDAGSIDITTLEGMMIRNAVRKMPRARQTRVKKALARDMKRREAGKTGPCAFLMKNRACMIYADRPFACRRVYSLHVCTRDAPPRVHRQVMARGAEAIAALQRLDGNGYSGHLSYVLHMLEAPKFFQTYAAGDSRPEEVMAFGRSHGIVINKMM, encoded by the coding sequence ATGGAAAATAAATTTCTGGAAGCAGCCAGTATATATGCCGCCTTCGATGCGGACACCGCCGCCTGCCGCCGCGAGGCAGCGTGCTCAAAGGGTTGTGCCTTCTGCTGCACGGATGCGGGCAGCATCGACATCACGACCCTGGAAGGGATGATGATCCGCAATGCCGTCAGGAAGATGCCCCGCGCACGGCAGACCCGGGTCAAGAAGGCCCTGGCCCGGGACATGAAGAGACGCGAGGCGGGTAAAACGGGGCCCTGCGCCTTTTTAATGAAAAACAGGGCCTGTATGATATATGCGGACAGGCCGTTCGCCTGCAGACGGGTGTACAGTCTGCACGTCTGCACCCGGGATGCTCCGCCCCGGGTGCACCGCCAGGTCATGGCACGCGGTGCAGAAGCCATTGCCGCTCTGCAGCGGTTGGACGGCAATGGATATTCAGGTCACCTCTCCTACGTCCTGCACATGCTCGAGGCCCCCAAATTTTTCCAGACCTACGCGGCCGGTGACTCGAGGCCCGAAGAGGTCATGGCTTTCGGCAGGTCCCACGGGATCGTCATCAACAAGATGATGTAA
- a CDS encoding methyltransferase domain-containing protein — protein MKNSLDNQAAYWDAVAKGKTFTHPLFVERFDNRLDKAARVLDIGCGYGRTLNALYDLGYRNLLGLDISEKMVQRGRKAYPHLDLRGLTPDAWSTLKGSVDMVILFAVLTCIPTNSGQMALVDKIEAVLKPGGLLYVSDYWLQSDARNRLRYRAAADKYGVYGVFELPEGAVFRHHDRPWVESLFARFAVLESDDIEVTTMNGHSSLGFQYVGRKMKGTCDDR, from the coding sequence ATGAAAAATTCCCTGGACAATCAAGCCGCTTATTGGGACGCTGTGGCGAAGGGTAAGACGTTTACCCACCCCCTGTTTGTCGAAAGATTCGACAACCGGCTGGATAAGGCGGCCAGGGTGCTCGACATCGGTTGCGGATATGGCAGAACCTTGAACGCTCTGTACGATTTGGGATACCGGAATCTTCTGGGCCTGGATATTTCCGAAAAGATGGTGCAGCGCGGCAGGAAGGCTTATCCCCATCTGGATCTCAGGGGCTTGACACCCGACGCCTGGTCCACCCTTAAAGGATCCGTGGACATGGTGATTCTGTTTGCGGTTCTGACCTGCATCCCGACCAACAGCGGCCAAATGGCCCTGGTGGACAAAATCGAAGCGGTCCTGAAACCGGGCGGTCTTTTATACGTCAGTGACTACTGGTTGCAATCGGACGCAAGAAATCGCCTTCGATACCGGGCGGCCGCCGACAAATATGGCGTATACGGCGTTTTCGAACTGCCGGAGGGTGCCGTTTTTCGGCATCACGACCGTCCATGGGTCGAATCGCTTTTCGCCCGGTTTGCCGTGCTGGAGAGCGATGACATCGAGGTGACGACGATGAACGGCCATAGCTCCCTGGGATTCCAGTATGTCGGCCGCAAAATGAAAGGAACATGCGATGACAGATAA